GAACCTGCAATACCCGACTCCACAGCTGGCGGTCCTCAACTGACTTGGGATTTACAGCTCCAAGAATCTTGGCTGCATCGTCAATCACGTATGTGGCATAGTTTGTGACGATTGACTTCAAGTTTCCGAAGAATGCATTGAGAAAGCCGTAGACGCTATATTGCCGGAGGTTTCGTCCAGACTTGTCACTCTTGGGAAGATTAGAGCTTGTCCATTCCACGATTTGTACAAACAAGGGTCGGAATGCGGCGTCGTTGAGTTTATAAATCATCTTGAGGGCCGCCTCATTCAGGCTTGTTTCGATGTCGGCAACTTCGCGCAGAGATGCCTCGCTCTTCTCGCCCTTGGCATCGACTTGGCGACGTAGGTCAAAAGCCTTGACTAGGATATTAGACAGCACTGATATGTTCTTTGTAATGCTAGACTTGTTGTGCTTGTCAATTGCAGTGGAAAGAACCGTGAAAAATTCATGAATGGCCTGCAGCATGAGGTTAGCCACTGTTCTGtggcacggcggcggtgtACTTACAGAGAACCCGGCATCAGTGGCCTTTTCCCAATTGCGCTCCAGCGCAGTAAAGACTTCTTTTGcctccagcttcttggcgaggAATTCCAGACAACTTGTCCGGCTCTCATTGACCTCGCCATCTAGGCCAGCTTCGGCTGATCGACTGGACACTTCAAGAATCCTGTCAAGATATGTGGACAACATGTACGGGAGATGCTCCGCTAGAGAGCTGATGAAACCATAGCATGCAGAGTGAAGCTCTCCGTCAGCGTTCTCGCCCTCCAGACTGGCCTCAAGATACTTGACGGCCTCTGGGATGGCAATAGGCAATACCGGAACGACAGCATCCTGCAACACATCAACAAGCGATGTCAAGCATAGCAGAGCCATGACACGGAGGCGCTGTTCCTCTTGACCCAGGCAGTGTTGGCCAGCAATCGTTTCGGCCGCGGCGACGACAGCCTCGACATCCTTCTTGCCATACTTTTCTGCAATCTTGTCCACACAGGTAACCGCAGTATGTTTATAGCGAATGTCGCTTGATTCCCGAATGGCAGCCGTGAGTTGGGGCAAGAATGATAGCAGAGCATTCCTGGAAGCGGGATCAGTGTTACTTTCCGTCTCAACCCGAACCTCGAGGGCACGCAGGACCTTTTGCCGCAAACCCAGATCAGGTCGGTCCAGCAGGTTCTCCACTGCCTTGATGAATTCTCCAATAGATAGCAGGTTGAGCAAGTTGGACAGCGCAGATCCACATCGTCCGTGTAGCGTCCTATTCGTCTTGACGGTGTCGGCCAAAATGAGAATGTTCTCGAGCAAGGTGGCATAAAACTCTCGCACTTCCGCTGTGTCCATATCCTCCCGATCAGCGAGTTTTCCAATTTGAGATCGCAATTTTTTGTTGGCCAAAAAGCTCGGGAGTGCCGAAAGTTGCCGAAGGGCAACCTTTTCGACGTCTTTATCCCCATCGTCAGTGATCCCTAGTAGGACAAATGACATGCCGGGTTTGGGCTTGAATAGATCGGACACGAGCTCCACGACTTTGACGAAGGTTTCCAATTGCGTTTTTATGTCAAAGTTGTTCAAGAGGTCAACAATGAAGGATAAGAGTGCTTCGCTTGTGTCGTAACGGTCGACCAGCATGCTGATAAGGGCAAAGAGAAAATCTCGAGGTCCCAGAGTTTCGACTAGAGCCACGAACAAGCCTTGTCGTCTGTGAGATGGGATGTGCTCGTAGGCGGTTGTGAAGCTGACAAGAATGTCCGAAGCACCAGCAACAGGCCCGTTTTTCCCATGACGAAGAGACGCGATCAAGGGGGGCACAACCTCCTTGATAGTTTGAGAGACTACATGAGCAGAATAGTCATCGCTTTGTCGCAGCACAGACGTCCCCATAAAGGTGAAGATGGGCATGACACTGTGAAGAACAAGATTGGGGGCGGTGGTGGCAAGATTGGCAACCAACAAGAGTGCGGCGTTTTGGACTACAGGACTGGACGACTTCTGGATGCAGTTAACAAGCAAATCACCGTAGCCGCCAGAACTATCAATTGTCAACGCCTTGTCAGCCTTGTAagtcggcatcatggccaacagGCTACGAAGAATCAAGTTCTGCAGATAACCAAGCTCTGAACCAACGACTGTTCTAAAGTGTTGCAGTTCTGACAGAGCTGTGAAGAGGCCATCCAGTAACTCGGGATGCGAAACCGGGTCCGAGTTATCAACAAGCTGCAAGACAAAGGTAACTTTACGCAGTGCTTGGCTTAGCTCCGGGGTCACATGAGTGATGAGGCTTCGACTGACATCCGCAGAGCTTGTGCGGCGGCGCTTGTTTGGAGGCGGCTCCGTGATCATCTTGGTTCCAGTCTGGATAGAATCAAGGAAGAAGGATAAAATGTCGGTGGTTAGGGGGACCGCCCGAAGTAACTCGGCGGCTTCTATCGAAACGATTGAGCTTTCGTCgtctgaagaagaaggcgactCTTGCGAGATTTCCAGGAGCTGCTCTGCCACCATGAACTTAACAGGGTCTTTCATGGAAGGCCACATCTTTCGCAAGCGGCCAAAAATGGCTCGCGTGAGGTCTGCCTTTTCTCTTTGAGCAGGCTCCTTGAGCAACTTGAAGAGAAACTCGAGACCCTCAGTGTCATTGGgcacaacaacatcaacgaACCGAGAGTCCAGAGTCAAAATATCTTGTTTCTCCGCAGTGCATCGCCTTCGGATTTCTGATTCACTCAGACTTGTCCACCAGTTCAGCAACGGTAACAACATCCGTGTTCGGGGCGTGTTTCCAACACCCTTGACCTCGTTCAAAGATTTCAAAAGCCTGTTTTTGACCAGTATCAAAGGCGTCAATTGGGCATGAGAAGCAAAAAATGACAGTATTTCTAGTCTAGCCGATTGGCCCATATGATCTTTTTTGTCCAAGGCTGGTTGAGGAGC
The DNA window shown above is from Metarhizium brunneum chromosome 1, complete sequence and carries:
- the rbg-5 gene encoding U3 small nucleolar RNA-associated protein 10, whose protein sequence is MATSLASQLAQIAANSKSTLNFKTQKAAHSKSLIWEPRVAATQSYQTLYTICHPGFEELCQLDNRFARFQSTIFSEESQTQDRTQLSASENEELDRQIEAFLRLAGSKLRLMPAIKSIEWLIRRFRIHEENTALLLMTFLPYHSIPTFATLLSILPAKVPHEFRFLDPYIRSLTSPPRSVIVHQTVHHPEFLSSVSEYTLESCRKQYHYPALVMFWGGLMTEAVNGMLDRTRSGRASVQSQNTQDLLHRLGPIFAESLVMKKVPGLQIASYMAMTVFVSKGNLEDNAVTAFMQQTVYGWTNETIRPGLVCLVIMAQFRSAKQMSNKVTKALMKVQDIGPMLVEIGKEHRVDKLANGLCLALIERFSKKGDSRGLPTIMAILGSTILKEKQIAVIFKSLLLAALKLDDNNDEDGALRRELGSALISLSQTTGKSGEIIQSVIQDVEFDIEELEMKLDLSFRTRNPPALDENTTTDQLESVKKPRDLSGAVDELATRKESLSPCLLPEPNELFEEFSHLFFSIVSETSQQSDMMAKFDGIPQLGREAAFKDSTYFSFFIRIWSGPYPALARMAALNMVKNRLKSSDASKMDVQALIPYAVTALSDPSKRVRQAAAELIAVVTDIYTPPISAKSMMTWDSGLLYGEAKDKKPLPVDVTAKMLHLQLLPSIEECVMDPEHITSILKSVIEQGKYQVAPQPALDKKDHMGQSARLEILSFFASHAQLTPLILVKNRLLKSLNEVKGVGNTPRTRMLLPLLNWWTSLSESEIRRRCTAEKQDILTLDSRFVDVVVPNDTEGLEFLFKLLKEPAQREKADLTRAIFGRLRKMWPSMKDPVKFMVAEQLLEISQESPSSSDDESSIVSIEAAELLRAVPLTTDILSFFLDSIQTGTKMITEPPPNKRRRTSSADVSRSLITHVTPELSQALRKVTFVLQLVDNSDPVSHPELLDGLFTALSELQHFRTVVGSELGYLQNLILRSLLAMMPTYKADKALTIDSSGGYGDLLVNCIQKSSSPVVQNAALLLVANLATTAPNLVLHSVMPIFTFMGTSVLRQSDDYSAHVVSQTIKEVVPPLIASLRHGKNGPVAGASDILVSFTTAYEHIPSHRRQGLFVALVETLGPRDFLFALISMLVDRYDTSEALLSFIVDLLNNFDIKTQLETFVKVVELVSDLFKPKPGMSFVLLGITDDGDKDVEKVALRQLSALPSFLANKKLRSQIGKLADREDMDTAEVREFYATLLENILILADTVKTNRTLHGRCGSALSNLLNLLSIGEFIKAVENLLDRPDLGLRQKVLRALEVRVETESNTDPASRNALLSFLPQLTAAIRESSDIRYKHTAVTCVDKIAEKYGKKDVEAVVAAAETIAGQHCLGQEEQRLRVMALLCLTSLVDVLQDAVVPVLPIAIPEAVKYLEASLEGENADGELHSACYGFISSLAEHLPYMLSTYLDRILEVSSRSAEAGLDGEVNESRTSCLEFLAKKLEAKEVFTALERNWEKATDAGFSAIHEFFTVLSTAIDKHNKSSITKNISVLSNILVKAFDLRRQVDAKGEKSEASLREVADIETSLNEAALKMIYKLNDAAFRPLFVQIVEWTSSNLPKSDKSGRNLRQYSVYGFLNAFFGNLKSIVTNYATYVIDDAAKILGAVNPKSVEDRQLWSRVLQVLATCFEHDQDDFWQAPSHFGAIAPVLMDQFLQAGSVDVSERLIPAVVELAAAADSQAHQKEINTALLKHLKSEQTTVRLAAVKCQQALTDRLGEEWLLMLHEMLPRISELQEDDDEVVERETHRWIVKIEAVMGESLDSMLQ